A region from the Algoriphagus machipongonensis genome encodes:
- a CDS encoding YybH family protein translates to MMYRLIIFAFFILLSSTSFSQTSPQSKAESQEILNLINSYSKSRDTKDTVLLKKILTKDIDQLVSSGEWRSGIDTAIKGMMESSTSNPGERTLHVERIRYLSDEVALVDARYEIKNSDGSVRKMWSSFTIVDKKGWKISAIRNMLPAGN, encoded by the coding sequence TCGCTTAATCATATTTGCCTTTTTTATACTTTTATCAAGTACCTCCTTTTCCCAAACTTCTCCTCAGTCCAAAGCTGAATCTCAAGAAATACTTAACCTGATCAATTCCTATTCTAAGTCCAGAGACACAAAAGACACCGTCTTGCTTAAAAAAATTCTTACCAAAGACATTGACCAGTTGGTATCATCAGGAGAATGGCGATCAGGAATTGATACTGCGATCAAAGGAATGATGGAAAGCTCTACCAGTAACCCAGGTGAAAGGACCCTTCATGTGGAAAGAATACGGTATTTAAGCGATGAGGTTGCGCTAGTTGATGCTCGATACGAAATCAAAAACTCAGATGGAAGTGTCCGAAAAATGTGGAGTAGTTTCACAATTGTCGATAAAAAAGGCTGGAAAATTTCGGCCATCCGAAATATGCTTCCGGCAGGAAATTAA
- a CDS encoding TIGR00341 family protein, with translation MDNGIFIYDNELEKDVLEKAKENFGERANDGIAFQNLNISDFSKGDLLICLISDAQLKELITQLEEKEIFIALLPHPELIHGQKGFGINRSMEKALEEIHEAEEIPPIDLMVVNEELVLNSLVIGESLSIFYGDKSGSFWKDLKNRITQFTKLFRRVKLQAVDISFPQKEEEKKTVSTASMGILAVAQCQSNVVFKRIIQDSGLNDKLIHVLILAPKSLISMIRFGLQNLFFPIKGNRLPRFVGYVASEEINLKVDSEIHYAIDGEEKEVEEINIQMIKNPVHLLPGASVRKEEVGDGKEIQNLSTLPTGRLKEELTRGYLPWVRHATSEEFKDLFKLLRQNSQTTGSYLVLMVLSTMIATFGLFGNSSPVVIGAMILAPLMAPIISLSMGMLRQDDLLIKNSLVTIFWGVILGLIFSMIITWITPLQILNDQILARIRPNLLDLGVAVASGMAGAYAYSKEEIAKTLAGVAISVALVPPLAVAGIGLGWADWNVFFGAMLLLGTNLAGIVVAAALTFLALGFSPFRLAKKGLIISVVLLVLIATPLALSFTKMVSENRIIQELSGKEIPHGLLRNVTVVKMQPLRLAVTILSETDLQDEDFQEIRSEIEEKIGKPIELELTLGIRLGEGEQGGVSNTIFTN, from the coding sequence ATGGACAATGGCATTTTTATTTATGACAATGAGCTAGAAAAGGATGTCCTTGAAAAGGCAAAAGAAAACTTTGGAGAGCGGGCGAATGATGGAATAGCTTTTCAGAACCTTAACATCTCAGATTTTTCCAAAGGGGATCTACTTATCTGCTTGATTTCAGATGCTCAATTGAAAGAGCTAATAACTCAATTAGAGGAGAAAGAAATATTTATTGCATTGCTACCACATCCCGAATTGATTCATGGACAAAAAGGTTTTGGAATCAACCGGAGCATGGAAAAAGCACTTGAGGAAATTCATGAAGCGGAAGAGATTCCACCTATTGACTTGATGGTGGTAAATGAGGAGTTAGTTTTGAATTCATTGGTGATCGGTGAGTCATTAAGTATTTTTTATGGGGATAAGTCAGGTAGTTTTTGGAAGGATTTAAAAAATAGAATTACACAGTTTACCAAGCTGTTTAGAAGAGTGAAACTTCAGGCCGTAGATATAAGTTTTCCTCAAAAAGAAGAGGAGAAAAAAACTGTCTCCACAGCCTCAATGGGGATTCTTGCTGTCGCCCAATGTCAAAGTAATGTTGTTTTCAAGAGAATTATTCAAGATTCCGGTTTAAATGATAAGTTGATTCATGTTTTGATTTTAGCTCCCAAGAGTTTGATTTCAATGATCCGCTTTGGTTTGCAAAACTTGTTTTTTCCGATTAAAGGCAATCGACTTCCAAGATTTGTAGGGTATGTCGCCTCCGAAGAAATCAACCTTAAAGTGGATAGTGAAATCCATTATGCTATTGATGGGGAAGAAAAAGAAGTGGAGGAGATCAATATCCAAATGATAAAGAACCCGGTGCATTTATTGCCAGGGGCCAGTGTAAGAAAAGAGGAAGTTGGTGATGGGAAGGAAATACAAAACTTAAGCACACTTCCTACAGGTAGGTTGAAGGAGGAATTGACTAGAGGTTACTTGCCATGGGTAAGGCATGCTACTTCTGAGGAATTTAAGGACTTGTTTAAACTTCTTAGACAAAATTCACAGACCACGGGAAGTTATCTGGTTTTGATGGTGCTATCTACGATGATTGCAACCTTTGGATTATTTGGTAATTCCTCCCCAGTAGTCATTGGGGCCATGATTTTAGCTCCATTGATGGCACCTATTATTTCCCTATCTATGGGGATGCTTCGTCAGGATGATTTACTGATCAAAAATAGTTTAGTGACGATTTTTTGGGGAGTGATATTAGGATTGATTTTCTCCATGATTATTACCTGGATTACTCCGCTTCAGATTTTGAATGATCAAATCCTTGCCCGAATACGCCCGAATTTATTGGATTTGGGGGTTGCGGTGGCCTCAGGAATGGCTGGCGCATATGCCTATAGCAAGGAAGAAATTGCAAAAACCTTGGCGGGAGTAGCCATATCTGTGGCTTTGGTGCCGCCCTTGGCTGTGGCTGGAATCGGCTTAGGTTGGGCTGACTGGAATGTGTTTTTTGGAGCAATGCTTTTGCTTGGAACCAATTTGGCTGGGATCGTTGTGGCAGCAGCATTAACTTTCCTTGCATTAGGGTTTAGCCCCTTTCGCCTGGCGAAAAAAGGCTTGATCATCAGTGTTGTATTATTGGTCTTGATTGCCACTCCTTTGGCGTTAAGTTTTACCAAAATGGTGAGTGAAAATCGTATTATTCAGGAGTTAAGTGGAAAAGAGATTCCTCATGGATTGCTTAGAAATGTGACTGTAGTAAAAATGCAGCCTTTAAGACTTGCTGTCACCATTTTATCTGAAACTGATCTTCAGGATGAGGATTTTCAAGAAATCAGATCAGAAATAGAAGAAAAAATAGGAAAACCAATTGAGTTGGAATTGACACTAGGAATTCGCCTCGGAGAAGGGGAGCAAGGGGGTGTGAGCAATACCATCTTCACCAATTAA
- a CDS encoding M20/M25/M40 family metallo-hydrolase yields MKKLLLALPALFVASFAFCQEKIDQNAIEKIKNEGLNNSQVENIAFELVDKAGPRLSNSEGYVRATEYAVKQLTDWGLENAHTEAWGEFGRGWEMEKSYVAMTKPYYMPFIAIPKAWTESTAGEISGKVILIDAKTEEDLEKYKGKLKGAIIAVKPTGDASPTFEADAIRFTEEQLDQMAEPPSESGGSSYTPEQIQAFRDARAFAIRVGEFLKEEGAALIIKGVNGRHGTLFTSSPRGYLKDTPEGIPELETAPENVNLIARLSENGVEVEVEAEIKTRYLTDDLQGYNVIAEIPGSDPSLKSELVMLGGHLDSWHGANGATDNAAGCIVMMEAVRILKAAGLKPRRTVRIALWGGEEQGLHGSRNYVTNHFGDRTTMELLPEHEKLSGYFNIDNGTGRIRGIYLQGNEAMKPIVDEWFKPVDDLIENRTITLRNTGGTDHLAFDGVGLPGFQFIQDPIEYRSRTHHTNMDTYERLMIDDLKQMAVIVATFVYQTAQRDEKLPRKELPSRN; encoded by the coding sequence ATGAAAAAACTATTACTCGCGCTTCCAGCACTGTTTGTTGCAAGCTTTGCATTTTGTCAGGAGAAGATTGATCAAAATGCCATAGAAAAGATTAAAAATGAAGGCCTTAACAACTCTCAAGTTGAAAATATAGCCTTTGAGCTTGTGGATAAAGCGGGGCCTAGACTTAGCAATTCGGAAGGTTATGTTAGAGCCACAGAATATGCTGTCAAGCAGCTCACAGATTGGGGACTGGAAAATGCACATACTGAGGCTTGGGGTGAATTTGGCCGAGGCTGGGAAATGGAGAAGAGCTATGTAGCCATGACCAAACCCTATTACATGCCATTTATCGCAATTCCAAAAGCATGGACGGAAAGTACAGCTGGAGAAATTAGCGGAAAAGTGATTCTCATCGACGCAAAAACAGAAGAGGATCTTGAAAAATATAAGGGGAAATTAAAAGGGGCAATCATTGCTGTTAAACCCACTGGAGATGCCAGCCCAACATTCGAGGCAGATGCTATTCGTTTTACTGAAGAGCAGTTAGACCAAATGGCAGAGCCACCAAGTGAAAGCGGCGGAAGCAGCTATACTCCAGAACAAATCCAAGCTTTTAGAGATGCCAGAGCATTTGCCATCCGTGTAGGAGAATTCTTAAAGGAAGAAGGGGCAGCATTAATTATTAAAGGCGTAAACGGAAGACATGGCACATTATTCACCAGTAGTCCTCGAGGTTACCTCAAAGACACACCAGAGGGAATTCCTGAGTTGGAAACAGCTCCGGAAAATGTAAACCTGATCGCCAGATTATCCGAAAATGGTGTAGAAGTAGAAGTAGAGGCAGAAATCAAGACCCGATATTTAACTGATGATCTTCAAGGATATAATGTCATAGCGGAAATCCCTGGCTCTGACCCTAGCTTAAAATCAGAATTGGTTATGCTGGGTGGACACCTGGACTCATGGCATGGAGCTAATGGCGCCACTGATAATGCTGCTGGATGTATTGTAATGATGGAGGCAGTCAGAATACTGAAGGCAGCAGGTCTTAAGCCAAGAAGAACCGTTAGAATTGCCCTTTGGGGAGGGGAAGAACAAGGACTTCATGGCTCTAGAAATTATGTAACCAACCACTTTGGTGATCGAACGACTATGGAGCTCTTACCCGAACATGAAAAGCTTTCTGGATATTTCAACATTGACAACGGAACGGGTAGAATCAGAGGGATTTATCTTCAAGGCAATGAGGCGATGAAACCTATCGTAGATGAATGGTTTAAACCTGTTGATGATTTGATAGAAAACAGGACCATTACACTTCGAAATACAGGAGGGACGGATCATCTAGCTTTTGATGGAGTAGGACTTCCAGGTTTTCAATTTATTCAAGATCCGATCGAATACAGAAGCAGAACGCATCACACCAACATGGATACCTATGAGCGTTTGATGATAGATGATTTGAAACAAATGGCAGTCATAGTGGCGACTTTTGTATATCAAACCGCACAAAGAGACGAAAAACTACCTAGAAAAGAATTGCCTAGTAGAAATTGA
- a CDS encoding Dph6-related ATP pyrophosphatase, giving the protein MTKQKAIFNWSGGKDSALALYKTQQADNFEILSLLTSISQKHQRISMHGVRKELLLLQSESIGLPATEMMIPDVPTMENYENAMRMALTPLINQGAEVSIFGDIFLEDLREYREQKLSEVGLKGEFPLWKQPTGELIKEFIDLGFKTITTCVNEKYLDQSFAGRVIDEDFLKDLPKNVDPCGENGEFHTFVFDGPIFSKPIPFEIGETVYRKYEAPKKEDSNDCFQDDHKKEDPYAFGFWYTDLI; this is encoded by the coding sequence ATGACGAAGCAAAAAGCTATTTTTAATTGGAGCGGAGGTAAAGATTCAGCACTTGCACTTTACAAAACTCAGCAAGCTGACAACTTCGAAATCCTTTCTCTTCTTACCAGTATCAGTCAAAAACATCAACGCATATCCATGCATGGAGTAAGGAAAGAGCTTCTTCTGCTTCAGTCTGAAAGCATAGGATTGCCTGCTACAGAAATGATGATTCCAGATGTTCCGACCATGGAGAATTATGAAAATGCAATGAGAATGGCTTTAACGCCTTTAATAAATCAAGGAGCGGAAGTCTCTATTTTTGGAGATATTTTTTTAGAGGATTTAAGAGAATACCGAGAACAAAAGCTTTCTGAAGTTGGACTAAAAGGAGAGTTTCCTTTATGGAAACAACCTACTGGAGAATTGATCAAAGAATTTATTGATTTGGGCTTCAAAACGATCACCACTTGTGTGAATGAAAAATACCTGGATCAGAGTTTTGCAGGCAGGGTCATCGACGAAGATTTTTTGAAAGACCTGCCAAAAAATGTGGATCCATGTGGCGAAAACGGGGAGTTTCATACGTTTGTTTTTGATGGGCCTATTTTTTCAAAACCCATTCCTTTTGAAATAGGCGAAACAGTTTATCGTAAATATGAAGCTCCAAAAAAGGAAGACTCAAATGACTGTTTTCAGGATGATCATAAAAAAGAAGATCCTTATGCCTTTGGATTTTGGTACACAGATTTAATCTAA
- a CDS encoding AGE family epimerase/isomerase, with protein sequence MNQALSFLVLASFFLISCEKNIERDHSKENLADEMEHHLKTEVLDKWYPQAMDTIDGGFLSNFTYDFQPGEKQEKMIVTQSRHVWTNAKASKKYPAIDYYKEGAAHGFDFLKNKMWDAENGGFYWLVDKQGNPIGNPMKTAYGNAFGIFALAAYYDAFGDSASLEFAKDAFYWLDQHAHDSINGGYFQHLEPDGKPIVRPDDTSSLSDLGYKDQNSSIHILEAFTELYHVWPDPLLNERLEEMLLLIRDQIVTDKGYLTLFLYPDWTPLTFVDSTDEVILEHHNLDHVSFGHDVETGFLLIEASETLGWDNDKTTHQIAKKMIDHALEKGWDAEVGGFYDEGYYFKDGFRITHDTKNWWAQAEGMNALLLMAELYPEDPNDYYQKFLVLWEYTDSYLIDHENGDWYSGGLDKQPELKTVGKGNIWKGIYHHYRSLDHCIDRLREMDGQLD encoded by the coding sequence ATGAATCAAGCTTTAAGTTTCCTTGTCCTGGCTTCGTTCTTTTTGATTTCTTGCGAAAAAAATATCGAAAGGGATCATTCAAAAGAGAATCTAGCGGATGAGATGGAGCATCACTTGAAAACAGAAGTTCTGGATAAATGGTATCCACAAGCCATGGATACAATTGATGGAGGTTTTTTGAGCAATTTCACATATGATTTTCAACCTGGAGAAAAACAGGAGAAAATGATTGTCACCCAGTCCCGGCATGTGTGGACAAACGCGAAAGCTTCAAAAAAATATCCCGCCATTGATTATTACAAAGAAGGAGCTGCTCATGGCTTCGACTTCCTAAAAAATAAAATGTGGGATGCAGAAAATGGAGGTTTTTATTGGCTGGTAGACAAGCAAGGGAATCCAATAGGGAATCCCATGAAAACTGCCTATGGAAATGCATTTGGGATTTTTGCCCTTGCTGCCTATTATGATGCATTTGGAGATTCTGCCAGTTTGGAATTTGCCAAGGATGCGTTTTATTGGCTAGACCAGCATGCACATGACTCAATAAATGGAGGTTATTTTCAGCATTTGGAACCTGATGGAAAACCCATCGTCAGGCCTGATGATACATCTTCCCTTTCTGATTTAGGATATAAAGATCAAAACAGTTCCATTCATATTCTCGAGGCTTTTACTGAATTGTATCATGTTTGGCCAGACCCTTTATTAAATGAGCGTTTGGAGGAAATGTTATTGCTGATAAGGGACCAGATAGTGACCGATAAAGGCTATTTGACCTTATTTCTTTACCCTGATTGGACTCCTCTGACTTTTGTAGATTCCACTGATGAAGTGATTTTGGAACATCACAACCTAGATCATGTTTCCTTTGGACATGATGTGGAAACGGGATTTTTATTGATAGAGGCTTCGGAAACCTTGGGGTGGGATAATGATAAAACTACACATCAAATTGCTAAAAAGATGATAGATCATGCACTGGAAAAAGGTTGGGATGCTGAAGTAGGAGGGTTTTATGACGAAGGCTATTATTTTAAAGACGGGTTTAGAATTACCCATGATACAAAAAATTGGTGGGCACAAGCGGAAGGGATGAATGCGCTTTTACTAATGGCCGAATTGTACCCAGAGGATCCAAATGACTATTATCAGAAATTTTTAGTGCTTTGGGAATATACAGACAGCTATTTGATTGACCATGAAAATGGCGACTGGTATTCTGGAGGTTTAGATAAACAACCCGAACTCAAAACCGTGGGAAAAGGAAATATTTGGAAGGGTATTTATCATCATTACCGATCTCTGGATCATTGTATTGATAGGTTGAGGGAGATGGACGGCCAATTAGATTAA
- the scpA gene encoding methylmalonyl-CoA mutase, whose translation MRPDLKNWTVYHPERKTELSEKFWETAEKIEVPSEFDPKEIANLKHIHFIAGTAPYLRGPYRSMYAMRAWTIRQYAGFSTAEESNAFYRKNLEAGQKGLSVAFDLATHRGYDSDHPRVLGDVGKAGVAIDSVEDMKILFDQIPLDQMSVSMTMNGAVIPILAFYIVAAEEQGVKPEQLSGTIQNDILKEFMVRNTYIYPPQPSMKIIADIFEYTSQHIPKFNSISISGYHMQEAGATADIELAYTLADGWEYLRTGVKAGMDIDDFAPRLSFFWAIGMNYFMEIAKMRAGRMLWAKIVQKFNPKNPKSLALRTHCQTSGWSLTEQDPFNNVTRTAVEALAAAMGGTQSLHTNSLDEAIALPTDFSARIARNTQLVLQDETGITHAVDPWGGSHYVEYLTDQLVQKAWGLIEEVESLGGMAKAIESGVPKLRIEEAAAKKQARIDSGKDIIVGVNRFKVDGESEIEVRDVDNAEVRKSQIARLQAIKEKRDQQAVDKSLQALTDAANSGKGNLLGLAVSAARNRATLGEISSALEEVFGRHKAHNKSITGVYSKEVENQESFKKALSLSNQFEELEGRRPRIMVAKMGQDGHDRGAKVIATGFADLGFDVDIGPLFQTPEEVAEQAIENDVHIVGASSLAAGHKTLIPQLIGALDKLGRPDIMVVAGGVIPTKDYDFLKDAGVAEVFGPGTVLSEAAIKILEKLMTD comes from the coding sequence ATGAGACCTGATCTGAAAAATTGGACTGTATATCATCCGGAAAGGAAGACAGAACTCTCTGAAAAGTTTTGGGAAACAGCCGAAAAAATAGAGGTTCCTTCTGAGTTTGATCCTAAGGAAATAGCCAATCTCAAGCATATTCATTTTATAGCTGGAACGGCACCTTACCTACGAGGTCCCTATAGATCTATGTATGCAATGCGGGCTTGGACGATACGTCAATATGCCGGATTTTCTACGGCAGAGGAGTCCAATGCATTTTATCGGAAGAATTTGGAAGCCGGGCAAAAGGGGCTTTCTGTGGCTTTTGATTTAGCAACCCATAGGGGCTATGATTCGGATCATCCAAGAGTGTTAGGGGATGTTGGTAAAGCAGGTGTGGCTATTGATTCGGTCGAGGATATGAAAATTCTCTTTGATCAAATTCCCTTAGACCAAATGTCTGTTTCCATGACCATGAATGGAGCGGTAATTCCCATTTTGGCTTTTTACATTGTAGCTGCAGAGGAGCAAGGGGTTAAGCCCGAGCAATTGAGTGGTACCATACAAAATGATATTTTGAAAGAGTTTATGGTGAGGAATACCTATATCTATCCTCCCCAACCTTCCATGAAAATCATTGCAGATATTTTTGAATATACTTCTCAGCATATCCCCAAATTCAATTCAATATCCATCTCTGGCTACCATATGCAAGAGGCCGGAGCTACAGCAGACATTGAACTTGCCTACACGCTGGCAGATGGCTGGGAGTATTTGCGTACTGGTGTCAAAGCGGGAATGGATATAGATGATTTTGCTCCAAGGCTTTCATTTTTTTGGGCGATTGGGATGAATTACTTTATGGAAATCGCAAAAATGAGAGCAGGAAGAATGCTTTGGGCTAAGATTGTTCAAAAATTTAACCCGAAGAATCCAAAATCATTAGCCTTAAGAACCCATTGTCAAACTTCAGGTTGGTCACTTACTGAGCAAGACCCTTTTAATAATGTTACGCGCACAGCGGTGGAGGCCTTGGCGGCAGCAATGGGAGGAACACAATCTTTACATACCAATTCTTTGGATGAGGCAATTGCTCTGCCTACTGATTTTTCGGCAAGAATTGCTAGAAATACCCAGCTTGTATTACAAGATGAAACGGGGATTACCCATGCGGTGGATCCTTGGGGAGGTTCACATTATGTTGAGTATTTGACCGATCAACTAGTGCAGAAAGCTTGGGGTTTAATAGAGGAAGTGGAAAGCCTTGGAGGAATGGCCAAAGCGATTGAATCAGGTGTTCCAAAATTAAGAATCGAGGAAGCTGCTGCTAAGAAGCAAGCTAGAATAGATAGTGGAAAAGATATTATTGTAGGAGTTAACCGATTCAAAGTAGATGGGGAGTCAGAGATAGAGGTAAGGGATGTAGACAATGCAGAAGTTAGAAAATCTCAAATAGCCAGACTTCAGGCCATCAAAGAAAAGAGGGATCAACAAGCAGTGGATAAAAGCTTGCAAGCATTGACTGATGCTGCAAATTCAGGAAAAGGGAACCTATTGGGTTTGGCGGTAAGTGCAGCCAGAAATAGAGCTACTTTAGGAGAGATTTCCAGCGCCTTGGAAGAGGTTTTTGGAAGGCATAAAGCTCATAATAAATCAATAACAGGCGTATATTCAAAGGAAGTGGAAAACCAAGAATCATTCAAAAAGGCCTTAAGCCTGTCAAATCAATTTGAGGAACTTGAAGGTCGTCGGCCTAGAATCATGGTTGCGAAAATGGGGCAGGACGGTCATGATAGAGGGGCAAAAGTAATTGCTACAGGGTTCGCTGATTTAGGCTTTGATGTAGATATAGGTCCTCTTTTTCAGACCCCTGAAGAAGTAGCTGAGCAGGCCATTGAAAATGATGTACATATCGTAGGTGCATCTTCTTTGGCTGCAGGTCATAAAACATTAATTCCTCAATTAATAGGGGCATTGGATAAGTTAGGCAGACCTGATATCATGGTAGTTGCAGGTGGGGTTATTCCTACAAAAGATTATGATTTCCTAAAAGATGCCGGGGTTGCTGAAGTCTTTGGTCCGGGAACAGTTCTCTCTGAAGCTGCTATCAAAATTTTGGAGAAATTGATGACAGACTGA
- a CDS encoding methylmalonyl-CoA mutase family protein — MIEEPFFDFSPKSKNDWIDQVKKDLKGKDFDQNLVQQVWGEIPSQPFYTLEDLPEKLADLKFHEAPTLPGTSPRVWNNVVPVFPGEEKKTNEEILHVLDHGAEGLVLHLQGDENLHELLKGVMTEFVQLYFIPKNPKLVFNQLVEWVEKLQIKPSMLQGGILWSPASELFNKGEGFEEGIDLAVEMINRFSEYLDFYPVSLDTVRYADAGANGIQQLYLGMGEMIEFMDAMIKKAVSPAMLYNNMAFYAAVGDDHFPEIAKLKALRLLLLELAFNMGQEINPSELHLVVTTSLWSKSYLDKNTNLIRQTYEAMAAILGGANTLFVRPLEREKASQLESRVARNISAVLKEEAYLDKVMDPSAGSYYLENLIKDIKAKVLEELEFLEDNGGWLESFHKREIHFLVRSERDKIQKEILEGGIVKVGANKYLSSQEEDRKDFEGLQEKDFELRPSRATYLLEMEKQKNS; from the coding sequence ATGATTGAAGAACCTTTTTTTGATTTTTCTCCAAAAAGTAAAAATGATTGGATCGATCAGGTAAAAAAAGACCTGAAAGGAAAAGATTTTGATCAAAATTTAGTTCAGCAAGTTTGGGGAGAAATTCCTTCTCAACCTTTTTATACATTGGAGGATTTACCTGAAAAGTTAGCTGATTTAAAGTTTCATGAAGCCCCGACCTTACCAGGTACTTCACCAAGAGTTTGGAATAATGTGGTTCCTGTTTTCCCGGGGGAAGAGAAAAAAACAAATGAGGAAATTCTTCATGTTTTGGATCATGGGGCTGAAGGGTTGGTGTTACATCTTCAGGGAGATGAGAATCTTCATGAGCTTTTGAAAGGAGTGATGACAGAGTTTGTACAGCTTTACTTTATTCCTAAAAACCCAAAACTCGTTTTCAACCAGCTGGTAGAATGGGTAGAGAAGCTGCAAATCAAACCAAGCATGCTACAAGGAGGGATTTTATGGAGTCCTGCATCCGAGTTATTTAATAAAGGAGAAGGTTTTGAAGAGGGGATTGATCTTGCAGTGGAAATGATAAACCGTTTTTCAGAATACCTAGACTTTTATCCTGTAAGCTTGGATACCGTTAGATATGCTGATGCTGGGGCAAATGGAATTCAGCAGCTTTATCTGGGGATGGGGGAGATGATAGAATTCATGGATGCCATGATAAAAAAGGCTGTTTCACCTGCGATGCTTTATAATAATATGGCTTTTTATGCCGCTGTGGGTGATGACCATTTTCCAGAAATAGCAAAATTAAAAGCACTACGACTCCTATTGTTAGAGCTCGCCTTTAATATGGGGCAGGAAATAAACCCTTCTGAACTTCACTTGGTCGTAACAACAAGTTTATGGAGTAAGTCTTATCTTGATAAAAACACAAATCTAATTCGACAAACTTACGAAGCCATGGCAGCAATACTGGGAGGAGCCAATACCCTTTTTGTAAGACCATTGGAAAGGGAAAAGGCAAGCCAATTAGAAAGTAGAGTGGCTAGAAATATTTCTGCTGTTTTAAAGGAGGAGGCTTATCTGGATAAAGTTATGGATCCGTCCGCAGGTTCTTATTATTTAGAAAACCTCATAAAGGATATCAAAGCAAAAGTCCTAGAAGAGCTAGAATTTTTGGAAGACAATGGAGGTTGGCTAGAAAGTTTTCACAAGAGAGAAATTCATTTTCTTGTAAGATCGGAACGAGATAAAATCCAAAAGGAAATATTAGAGGGGGGAATTGTCAAAGTAGGTGCTAATAAATACTTGTCTAGTCAAGAGGAAGACAGAAAGGATTTTGAGGGTCTTCAAGAAAAGGACTTTGAGCTAAGACCAAGTCGGGCAACCTATTTATTGGAAATGGAAAAACAAAAGAACTCATGA